In a genomic window of Acetonema longum DSM 6540:
- the nadD gene encoding nicotinate-nucleotide adenylyltransferase translates to MKQHGRKKIGVMGGTFDPIHIGHLATAEIVRMAYRLDQVLFIPNGLPPHKQDMQVTPAVHRYIMTLMATCSNPYFLVVPMEIERPGLSYTIDTVKKVLAEYGPETDLYCITGFDAILDLFTWKDAIQLLQLCQFVAVARLGYESRMIEKIDAFPLEAKHRIHILTAPRIDISATDIRQRVRQGGSIRYLVPETVEQYIYKERLYLD, encoded by the coding sequence ATGAAACAGCATGGCAGGAAAAAAATCGGCGTCATGGGCGGGACGTTTGATCCCATTCATATTGGACATCTGGCTACAGCAGAAATCGTAAGAATGGCTTACCGGTTGGACCAGGTATTATTCATTCCTAACGGATTGCCGCCCCATAAACAGGATATGCAGGTTACCCCTGCTGTCCACCGATATATCATGACTCTGATGGCTACCTGTTCTAATCCTTATTTTTTAGTTGTACCGATGGAAATTGAGCGTCCCGGGTTATCCTATACTATTGATACAGTGAAGAAAGTTCTGGCTGAATACGGGCCGGAAACCGACTTATATTGCATTACCGGCTTTGATGCCATTTTAGACTTGTTTACCTGGAAAGATGCGATACAGCTGCTGCAGCTATGCCAGTTTGTCGCTGTTGCCAGGTTAGGATATGAAAGCCGGATGATAGAAAAGATAGATGCTTTTCCTCTGGAGGCAAAACACAGAATACATATTTTGACCGCCCCCCGGATTGATATCTCAGCCACCGATATCCGCCAGAGAGTGCGTCAGGGCGGATCGATCAGGTACCTTGTACCAGAAACCGTGGAACAATATATCTATAAAGAACGACTCTATCTTGATTAA
- a CDS encoding RNA recognition motif domain-containing protein: protein MAATLYVGNLPWSTTDTALTEAFREHGTVYSSRIITDKETGRSRGFGFVEVEDADVEKMITAMNGTDFGGRQIVVNEAKPRQN, encoded by the coding sequence ATGGCAGCAACATTGTATGTCGGCAACTTACCCTGGTCTACAACAGACACTGCTTTAACCGAGGCATTCCGCGAGCATGGAACGGTATATTCCAGCCGGATTATTACCGATAAAGAGACCGGACGGTCCCGCGGATTTGGTTTTGTGGAAGTGGAAGATGCTGATGTGGAAAAAATGATCACCGCAATGAACGGTACAGACTTCGGCGGTCGTCAAATCGTAGTAAACGAGGCAAAACCACGGCAAAATTGA
- the yqeK gene encoding bis(5'-nucleosyl)-tetraphosphatase (symmetrical) YqeK: protein MIEWEEIENNLRKTLSGHRFQHSVGVSVTAEDLAKRFGADPVQARLAGLLHDCARDMSNNHLLQSAETFGIVVDTVLRRVPELLHAPVGAQLVRERYKISDPAVCQAIARHTVGAKDMSVLDMVIYLADCIEPGRDFLGVHELRRLAAVDLWAAMVKAYDQSIIYIIQQGGLVHPATIEGRNALLLGIR, encoded by the coding sequence ATGATAGAATGGGAAGAAATTGAGAACAATTTGCGTAAAACGCTTTCCGGACATCGCTTTCAGCACTCTGTCGGCGTCAGTGTGACCGCTGAGGATCTAGCTAAGCGATTCGGGGCGGATCCGGTTCAAGCCAGACTGGCCGGCTTGTTGCATGACTGCGCCCGGGATATGTCCAACAATCACCTATTGCAAAGCGCCGAGACTTTTGGTATAGTTGTGGATACCGTTCTCCGTCGGGTGCCGGAGCTGCTGCATGCACCAGTGGGAGCCCAACTGGTCCGGGAGCGCTATAAAATCAGCGATCCGGCGGTATGTCAGGCCATTGCCCGCCATACGGTAGGGGCCAAGGATATGAGTGTATTGGATATGGTGATCTATTTAGCTGATTGTATCGAGCCGGGCCGGGATTTTCTCGGAGTCCATGAGCTGCGACGTCTGGCGGCGGTTGACTTGTGGGCGGCTATGGTGAAGGCCTATGATCAGAGTATTATCTATATTATACAGCAAGGCGGTCTGGTGCACCCGGCTACGATAGAGGGACGCAACGCCTTACTGCTTGGAATCCGTTGA
- a CDS encoding LCP family protein — MAAERVRCRIRWTRVFFVLAALLVFITVALGAIFYTYIQVFHTFKSSRTAAVTLSDEPITQRVNILLMGVDEPERQAADAAQARRSDTMIVVSINPTDGTIHLLSIPRDTKVVIPGRKSYDKITHAFAYGGPPLAVQTVEKFLQIPINYYLVADWQGFIQVVDILGGVDLYVEQNMRYSDSYADLQIDLKRGFQHLDGQKAGQYVRYRHDELGDIGRVQRQQRFLKALAQELLQMDTIFKTPALSSAISQYVQTDMSLFTIAKLANSLTSFDESGLQFEMLPGSFATIDGLSYWVPDQVLTKQMVERLFVSYDRAADSGNIDGPAPQREGVTSLLPK, encoded by the coding sequence ATGGCCGCAGAACGTGTACGTTGCAGAATTCGCTGGACGCGCGTCTTTTTTGTTTTGGCGGCTTTACTGGTGTTTATTACTGTAGCGCTAGGAGCGATTTTCTACACCTATATTCAGGTGTTTCATACATTTAAATCAAGCCGGACAGCAGCAGTTACCTTAAGCGATGAGCCCATAACCCAGCGGGTGAATATCCTGCTGATGGGTGTGGACGAGCCGGAGCGGCAGGCTGCCGACGCTGCCCAAGCAAGACGTTCGGATACCATGATTGTTGTCAGCATCAACCCGACCGACGGGACCATCCATCTACTGTCGATTCCCCGGGATACCAAAGTGGTCATTCCAGGACGGAAAAGTTACGATAAGATTACCCACGCCTTCGCCTATGGGGGACCGCCTCTGGCGGTCCAGACAGTAGAAAAATTTTTGCAGATCCCCATCAACTACTATTTGGTGGCGGATTGGCAGGGATTTATTCAGGTGGTTGACATTTTGGGCGGTGTGGATTTGTATGTGGAGCAGAACATGCGCTACAGCGATTCCTACGCCGATTTGCAAATTGATTTGAAACGCGGCTTCCAGCACTTGGACGGCCAAAAAGCTGGACAATATGTGCGATACCGTCATGACGAATTGGGCGATATCGGCCGGGTTCAACGACAGCAGCGCTTCCTGAAAGCCTTGGCTCAGGAACTCCTGCAGATGGATACCATTTTTAAAACTCCGGCTTTGTCATCTGCTATCAGTCAATATGTACAAACCGATATGAGTCTGTTTACTATTGCGAAACTGGCCAACAGCCTGACATCCTTTGATGAATCAGGGTTACAATTTGAAATGCTGCCAGGCAGTTTTGCCACGATTGACGGGCTGAGTTACTGGGTGCCTGATCAGGTTCTCACGAAGCAAATGGTGGAACGGTTATTCGTATCCTATGACCGGGCAGCAGACAGTGGGAATATTGACGGACCGGCACCCCAGCGAGAAGGAGTGACAAGTTTATTACCGAAATAA
- the rsfS gene encoding ribosome silencing factor yields MEHLEHLPRAVAAAASEKKARDITILDMKGVSLVTDYFVICSANSVIQAQAIIDNIEEKLDEQGIKSLHKEGSRDSRWVLLDYGNVVAHIFVEEDRVFYNLERLWGDAKAYKYEA; encoded by the coding sequence ATGGAGCATCTTGAACATCTGCCCCGGGCTGTTGCGGCTGCCGCCAGCGAAAAAAAGGCACGGGACATCACGATCTTGGATATGAAAGGAGTATCTTTAGTTACCGACTATTTTGTCATCTGCAGCGCCAATTCTGTGATCCAGGCTCAGGCAATTATTGACAACATCGAAGAAAAGCTGGACGAACAGGGGATAAAATCCCTGCATAAGGAAGGATCCCGGGATTCTCGATGGGTATTGCTGGATTATGGCAATGTAGTGGCTCATATCTTTGTGGAAGAGGATCGTGTGTTCTATAATCTGGAACGTCTTTGGGGCGATGCCAAGGCCTATAAGTATGAGGCTTGA
- a CDS encoding S1 RNA-binding domain-containing protein yields MQQKATYAPGQVVTLKVARMNELGAFLDAGTGKTSDDILLHKAQQIREVTLDEPVEVYLYQDPKGRLAASMRLPQMKPGQVARVQVINTSRDGAFVDIGAERGVFMPYAGMRGLPRRGEKVWVKLYTDKSGRPAVTMEVDEELQKASRPAMVKVGDQVTGSVYNINEAGAFLFTAERNIALLHKDEMAERLKVGQEITARVTFVREDGRINVSLRPAKEKAMDQDGEKILALLAGRGKMPYSDESSPEVIKEKFQISKAAFKRALGKLMKAGLIEQQDGWTYLKKEEGENP; encoded by the coding sequence ATGCAACAAAAAGCAACTTATGCTCCCGGACAAGTGGTCACTCTGAAAGTAGCCCGGATGAACGAGCTGGGGGCGTTTCTTGATGCCGGCACCGGCAAAACTTCCGATGATATTCTGCTGCACAAAGCGCAGCAAATCAGAGAAGTCACCCTTGATGAGCCGGTAGAAGTCTATTTATATCAGGATCCGAAAGGACGCCTTGCCGCCAGTATGCGGCTGCCTCAGATGAAGCCGGGACAGGTAGCCAGAGTTCAGGTTATTAATACCAGCCGTGACGGGGCCTTTGTCGATATCGGCGCTGAACGGGGTGTGTTTATGCCCTATGCCGGCATGCGCGGACTGCCTCGCCGCGGGGAAAAAGTATGGGTTAAGCTGTATACCGATAAATCCGGCCGGCCGGCTGTCACCATGGAAGTGGACGAAGAACTGCAAAAAGCGTCCAGACCGGCGATGGTCAAAGTAGGGGATCAGGTCACTGGCTCGGTATACAATATCAATGAGGCAGGCGCTTTCCTGTTTACCGCCGAGCGGAATATTGCGCTTTTGCACAAGGATGAAATGGCAGAACGTCTGAAAGTGGGTCAAGAAATAACAGCCCGTGTCACCTTTGTGCGGGAAGACGGAAGAATTAACGTCTCCTTGCGTCCGGCGAAAGAGAAGGCCATGGATCAGGATGGAGAAAAGATTCTTGCCCTGCTGGCCGGACGCGGCAAGATGCCTTACAGTGACGAATCGTCACCTGAAGTTATTAAAGAAAAGTTCCAGATCAGCAAAGCCGCCTTCAAACGTGCTTTAGGCAAGCTCATGAAAGCCGGCCTGATCGAACAGCAAGACGGTTGGACCTATCTGAAAAAAGAAGAAGGAGAAAACCCATAA
- a CDS encoding peptidylprolyl isomerase has translation MKQAIMETEKGTIVIDLFEKEAPGTVANFVKLISEGFYDGLTFHRVIPGFVAQGGCPNGTGSGGPGYTIPCETKGNPHKHLRGSLSMAHRGPNTGGSQFFIVYEPQPHLDGMHTVFGQVSQGMDVVDNIKQGDRMTKVTVAEEDR, from the coding sequence TTGAAACAAGCAATCATGGAAACAGAAAAAGGTACTATTGTCATTGATCTGTTTGAAAAAGAGGCTCCAGGCACTGTGGCCAATTTCGTCAAATTGATCAGTGAAGGCTTTTATGACGGTCTGACTTTTCACCGGGTTATTCCGGGTTTCGTGGCTCAAGGCGGCTGCCCCAACGGCACCGGTTCAGGCGGGCCGGGATATACCATTCCTTGCGAAACCAAAGGCAATCCCCATAAACATCTGCGCGGTTCTCTGTCCATGGCTCATCGTGGCCCCAATACCGGCGGCAGTCAGTTTTTCATTGTCTATGAACCGCAGCCTCATTTGGATGGCATGCACACCGTATTCGGCCAGGTTAGCCAAGGGATGGATGTGGTGGATAACATCAAACAGGGAGATCGGATGACCAAAGTAACTGTAGCAGAAGAGGACCGTTGA